One stretch of Clavibacter californiensis DNA includes these proteins:
- the yaaA gene encoding peroxide stress protein YaaA, whose product MLVLLPPSETKRDGGTEGSHLDLDLLAFPELTAERRTVVRAVADLAQDPEAAARALKLGPRQAGEVERNRVLESSPTMPALRRYTGVLYDPVGADSLDAAQLAFAGRHVAVHSALLGPVRATDPIPAYRLSHDSRLPGVRMKAHWMASVRRVLEGIPGLVLDLRSEGYAALGPRPGHEDSAVVRVVARGADGTVRALNHFNKKAKGELVRALILAGRDLASVAELLDWAEDAGVELSRGDSGELVLVAAPH is encoded by the coding sequence GTGCTCGTCCTGCTGCCCCCGTCCGAGACGAAGCGCGACGGCGGGACGGAGGGATCGCACCTCGACCTCGACCTCCTCGCCTTCCCGGAGCTGACGGCCGAGCGGCGGACGGTCGTGCGGGCCGTCGCCGACCTCGCCCAGGATCCCGAGGCCGCCGCGCGTGCCCTCAAGCTCGGACCGCGTCAGGCGGGCGAGGTCGAGCGGAACCGCGTGCTCGAGTCGTCGCCGACCATGCCGGCGCTCCGTCGCTACACCGGCGTGCTGTACGACCCCGTCGGCGCCGACTCCCTGGACGCCGCTCAGCTCGCGTTCGCCGGTCGACACGTGGCCGTGCACTCCGCGCTCCTCGGGCCCGTCCGGGCGACCGACCCGATCCCCGCCTACCGGCTCTCGCACGACAGCCGGCTGCCGGGCGTGCGGATGAAGGCGCACTGGATGGCCTCGGTCCGCCGCGTGCTGGAGGGGATCCCCGGCCTCGTGCTCGACCTCCGATCGGAGGGATATGCGGCCCTCGGACCGCGCCCTGGCCACGAGGACTCCGCCGTGGTGCGCGTGGTCGCCCGAGGTGCGGACGGCACCGTGCGGGCGCTCAACCACTTCAACAAGAAGGCGAAGGGCGAGCTGGTGAGGGCGCTGATCCTCGCCGGCCGCGACCTCGCATCCGTGGCGGAGCTGCTGGACTGGGCGGAGGACGCCGGCGTCGAGCTGTCACGCGGCGACTCCGGCGAGCTCGTCCTGGTCGCCGCGCCGCACTGA
- a CDS encoding F0F1 ATP synthase subunit epsilon, with the protein MARADLTVTVVSADQQVWSGQASMVVARTSEGEIGILAGHEPLLAILATGNVRITQDGGAVITADADEGFLSVENDNVTVVARKAALVA; encoded by the coding sequence ATGGCCCGCGCTGATCTCACGGTGACCGTGGTCTCGGCCGACCAGCAGGTCTGGTCTGGCCAGGCGTCCATGGTCGTCGCGCGCACGAGCGAGGGCGAGATCGGCATCCTCGCCGGTCACGAGCCGCTCCTGGCGATCCTCGCGACCGGCAACGTCCGCATCACGCAGGACGGCGGCGCCGTGATCACGGCCGACGCCGACGAGGGCTTCCTCTCGGTGGAGAACGACAACGTGACCGTGGTCGCGCGCAAGGCCGCACTGGTCGCGTAG
- a CDS encoding methylated-DNA--[protein]-cysteine S-methyltransferase has product MTPSSAPAVAPARPTAPPPGGRRPGSPAPDAAPRRPLPPAAGLLPVGAALLRVPSPVGRLELVAEGDRVVALSIATDGVLPLDHLDDRPSPVLAETSRQLDEYFAGLRTTFDVQVRLTGTPFQVAVWEALARVPHGGVTTYGALAQAAGRPGGARAVGGAVGANRLCILVPCHRVLGSDGRVTGFSAGDGVATKVRLLALEGSVLS; this is encoded by the coding sequence ATGACCCCCTCCTCCGCACCCGCCGTCGCCCCCGCGCGCCCGACCGCGCCCCCGCCCGGCGGTCGCCGTCCCGGATCCCCGGCTCCAGACGCCGCTCCGCGCCGTCCGCTCCCGCCCGCAGCGGGGCTGCTTCCCGTCGGCGCCGCTCTCCTCCGGGTGCCCTCCCCCGTCGGCCGCCTGGAGCTCGTGGCCGAGGGCGACCGGGTCGTCGCCCTGTCCATCGCGACCGACGGCGTCCTGCCGCTCGACCACCTGGACGACAGGCCGAGCCCCGTGCTCGCGGAGACGTCCCGGCAGCTCGACGAGTACTTCGCGGGCCTCCGCACGACGTTCGACGTCCAGGTGCGGTTGACGGGGACCCCGTTCCAGGTCGCCGTCTGGGAGGCGCTGGCCCGCGTCCCCCATGGCGGTGTCACGACGTACGGTGCACTCGCGCAGGCGGCGGGTCGTCCCGGTGGTGCGCGTGCCGTGGGCGGCGCCGTCGGGGCCAACCGGCTCTGCATCCTCGTCCCGTGCCATCGCGTCCTGGGCTCCGACGGGCGCGTGACCGGCTTCAGCGCAGGCGACGGGGTCGCCACCAAGGTGCGGCTCCTCGCGCTCGAGGGCTCGGTGCTGTCGTGA
- a CDS encoding Lrp/AsnC family transcriptional regulator: MSTPQRPSARGLPVDAISRSIVEQLREDGRRSYAEIGKAVGLSEAAVRQRVQKLTDAGVIRIVALTDPQQLGLTRQAMIGVTVSGDVRVVADALADIPAVDYVVMTAGTFDLLAEVVCEDDEELVELLNARIRALDGVVSTETFVYLKVHTQDGHGRSR, from the coding sequence ATGAGCACGCCGCAGCGCCCCTCCGCCCGCGGGCTCCCCGTCGACGCGATCTCCCGATCCATCGTCGAGCAGCTGCGGGAGGACGGGCGACGGTCGTACGCCGAGATCGGCAAGGCCGTCGGCCTCAGCGAGGCCGCCGTCCGGCAGCGCGTGCAGAAGCTCACGGACGCGGGCGTGATCCGCATCGTGGCGCTCACCGATCCGCAGCAGCTCGGGCTCACCCGCCAGGCCATGATCGGCGTCACCGTGAGCGGCGACGTGCGCGTGGTCGCGGACGCCCTCGCGGACATCCCCGCCGTCGACTACGTGGTCATGACGGCGGGCACCTTCGACCTGCTCGCCGAGGTGGTGTGCGAGGACGACGAGGAGCTGGTCGAGCTGCTCAACGCCCGGATCCGCGCGCTCGACGGCGTCGTGAGCACGGAGACGTTCGTCTACCTCAAGGTCCACACGCAGGACGGGCACGGGCGCTCCCGGTGA
- a CDS encoding PP2C family protein-serine/threonine phosphatase yields the protein MTAIGADVAEASLALPDGRTLVLGWASMTDRGLRRDHNEDSVLAAVPYFAVADGMGGHAAGDVASDAVIRRLAEEQERAESGFADPEGVEPALDLAVGDIREETGELELHAGTTVTGACLTLVSDRPYWAVFNVGDSRVYQLRGDVLEQVTVDHSVVQEMVDAGRITRAQADRHPDGNIITRAVGVGDAAEADYWLLPVTARLRLLVCSDGLTKELADAEIRGHLLRADDAATAVRDLVVHALENGGRDNVTAIVVDVLRIDPAADATDTPRRRGLRR from the coding sequence ATGACCGCCATCGGAGCGGATGTCGCGGAGGCCTCCCTCGCCCTGCCCGACGGCCGCACGCTCGTGCTCGGCTGGGCGTCCATGACCGATCGCGGACTCCGCCGCGACCACAACGAGGACAGCGTGCTCGCGGCCGTGCCGTACTTCGCGGTGGCGGACGGGATGGGCGGCCACGCGGCGGGCGACGTGGCGAGCGACGCCGTCATCCGCCGCCTCGCCGAGGAGCAGGAGCGCGCGGAGTCCGGGTTCGCGGATCCCGAGGGCGTGGAGCCCGCGCTCGACCTGGCTGTCGGCGACATCCGCGAGGAGACCGGGGAGCTCGAGCTGCACGCCGGGACAACCGTCACGGGCGCGTGCCTGACCCTGGTGTCCGACCGGCCGTACTGGGCCGTCTTCAACGTCGGCGACTCGCGCGTCTACCAGCTGCGCGGCGACGTGCTGGAGCAGGTCACCGTGGACCACTCGGTCGTGCAGGAGATGGTGGACGCAGGCCGCATCACGCGCGCGCAGGCCGACCGGCACCCGGACGGCAACATCATCACCCGGGCGGTGGGCGTCGGCGACGCCGCCGAGGCGGACTACTGGCTGCTGCCCGTGACCGCACGGCTGCGGCTGCTGGTCTGCTCGGACGGGCTGACCAAGGAGCTGGCCGACGCCGAGATCCGCGGGCACCTGCTCCGCGCCGACGACGCGGCGACGGCCGTGCGCGACCTCGTGGTGCACGCGCTGGAGAACGGCGGGCGCGACAACGTGACGGCGATCGTGGTCGACGTGCTGCGGATCGACCCCGCCGCCGATGCGACCGACACCCCGCGTCGCCGCGGCCTGCGTCGCTGA
- a CDS encoding FHA domain-containing protein, with product MSEGSHRSSPAARGSAGLAVVTPHAVVLLPAGAPTRVVEDLWRIVADPATTAEAVVAGLPLRGADEVASFAVIVHEAVGPEGARLQVVLRGDAVLDAAVDGDADARRVDARRAQPFYLATLDRVRAYRAGHADAAAGATGIANGGLPLIAGAVAADAVDWRLGDARSGDAAGARADRRGGSRAGRHAAPPADPGLADPGLVATVLDGPADPGEHARGPDAREAEAEAEASAGSAGVPTVAMPTVPAAADDVDAARVVLAFRVLRDGVPHVDAVVPDRIPLDAPAIVGRRPRPPRVVRGVAPRLVAVPSPLGEISGTHLGLRQDAGVIVVTDLDSTNGTVVLAPGSEHLALRPGESLVVVPGTRIDIGDGVVLEILSA from the coding sequence GTGAGCGAGGGCTCCCACCGTTCCTCTCCCGCCGCCCGGGGATCGGCCGGCCTCGCGGTGGTGACGCCCCACGCCGTGGTGCTCCTGCCCGCCGGCGCCCCGACGCGCGTCGTGGAGGACCTCTGGCGCATCGTCGCGGATCCGGCCACCACGGCCGAGGCGGTCGTCGCGGGGCTGCCCCTGCGGGGCGCGGACGAGGTCGCCTCCTTCGCCGTGATCGTGCACGAGGCCGTGGGGCCGGAGGGCGCGCGCCTCCAGGTGGTGCTGCGCGGGGACGCGGTCCTGGACGCCGCCGTCGACGGTGACGCGGATGCCCGCCGTGTGGACGCGCGGCGGGCCCAGCCCTTCTACCTCGCCACCCTCGACCGCGTGCGCGCGTACCGGGCAGGGCACGCCGACGCCGCGGCGGGCGCGACCGGGATCGCGAACGGGGGCCTCCCTCTGATCGCGGGCGCCGTCGCCGCCGACGCCGTCGACTGGCGGCTCGGCGACGCGCGATCCGGCGACGCCGCGGGCGCTCGCGCGGACCGCCGCGGCGGCTCGCGCGCCGGTCGCCACGCGGCGCCGCCCGCCGACCCCGGCCTCGCTGACCCCGGCCTCGTCGCCACCGTCCTCGACGGGCCGGCGGATCCGGGCGAGCACGCGAGGGGACCCGACGCCCGTGAGGCGGAGGCGGAGGCCGAGGCCAGCGCCGGGTCCGCCGGCGTCCCCACCGTCGCGATGCCCACGGTGCCCGCAGCGGCCGACGACGTGGACGCCGCGCGCGTCGTGCTCGCGTTCCGCGTCCTGCGCGACGGCGTGCCGCACGTCGACGCCGTCGTCCCCGACCGGATCCCCCTCGACGCGCCCGCCATCGTCGGCCGCCGCCCCCGGCCGCCGCGCGTCGTCCGGGGCGTCGCCCCGCGCCTCGTGGCGGTGCCGTCGCCGCTCGGCGAGATCTCCGGCACGCACCTCGGGCTCCGGCAGGACGCCGGCGTGATCGTCGTGACCGACCTCGACTCCACGAACGGCACGGTCGTGCTCGCTCCCGGGTCCGAGCACCTCGCGCTTCGTCCGGGGGAGTCGCTCGTGGTCGTCCCTGGCACGCGCATCGACATCGGCGACGGCGTCGTCCTCGAGATCCTGTCCGCCTGA
- a CDS encoding DNA-3-methyladenine glycosylase I: MTRASIAVGDDGLARCAWSAADAEYRRYHDEEWGRPLHGDRPLFEKLCLEGFQAGLSWITILRKRPRFREVFHGFDIDAVAAMDDGDVERLMGDAGIIRNRAKILAAAGNARAVRTLLDAHGDGALDRMIWAHASDPLVRPRPTSADEIPAVTAESTALSRELKAHGLRFVGPTTVYALMQSSGLVDDHVVGCHLAA, translated from the coding sequence GTGACCCGGGCATCGATCGCGGTCGGCGACGACGGCCTCGCGCGCTGCGCCTGGTCCGCGGCCGACGCGGAGTACCGGAGGTACCACGACGAGGAGTGGGGCCGTCCGTTGCACGGCGACCGCCCGCTCTTCGAGAAGCTCTGCCTCGAGGGCTTCCAGGCGGGCCTGTCGTGGATCACCATCCTCCGCAAGCGCCCGCGCTTCCGCGAGGTCTTCCACGGCTTCGACATCGACGCGGTCGCCGCCATGGACGATGGAGACGTCGAGCGGCTCATGGGCGACGCCGGGATCATCCGCAACCGCGCGAAGATCCTCGCGGCCGCCGGCAACGCGCGCGCCGTGCGGACCCTCCTCGACGCGCACGGGGACGGCGCCCTCGATCGGATGATCTGGGCGCACGCGTCCGATCCCCTGGTCCGCCCACGACCGACGTCGGCAGACGAGATCCCCGCCGTCACCGCCGAGTCCACGGCCCTCAGCCGCGAGCTGAAGGCACACGGCCTCCGCTTCGTGGGCCCCACCACCGTCTACGCGCTCATGCAGTCATCGGGCCTCGTCGACGACCACGTCGTCGGCTGCCATCTGGCCGCCTGA